The following proteins come from a genomic window of bacterium:
- the hisS gene encoding histidine--tRNA ligase gives MKINILKGMYDVLPDDAAAWQLVEKTVRDVCNLYGFGEIRTPVLEKTELFERGVGKQTDIVKKEMYTFNDKGDRSVTLRPEGTASVVRAYLESGLGAQGEPVKFFYIAPMFRYERPQAGRFRQHVQFGAEYFGIKDPAADVEMILLLLSIYDRLDIKYELNINNVGCGKEGCRDSIRDGVKKYFERNLPKMCDDCRLRYESNPLRILDCKKESCMEITKGFSGTGEISCPDCKQYYGEIKKLLDGNAVKYSENSKLVRGLDYYTTFVFEVSASGLGAQSSVGGGGRYDSMVKDLGGPDVPAVGFGSGIERVILAMKSRNPGKQYGTKPKIFVVFQGEKAYKEMLPMLSYLRNSLNISAGAVFGKSLKAQMRAANKSGAAYALIIGDREIEEGKYRLKDMETGDEKEIKSGDIENLKKIFVCEYEK, from the coding sequence ATGAAAATTAATATACTGAAAGGTATGTACGATGTATTACCGGATGATGCTGCGGCCTGGCAGCTTGTGGAGAAAACTGTCAGGGATGTATGTAATTTATACGGATTCGGAGAGATACGCACACCCGTTCTCGAAAAGACCGAACTTTTTGAAAGAGGAGTGGGGAAGCAGACGGATATTGTAAAAAAGGAAATGTATACTTTTAACGATAAAGGCGACAGGTCGGTTACTTTAAGGCCGGAAGGCACGGCATCTGTTGTCAGAGCTTATCTGGAGAGCGGTTTAGGCGCTCAGGGTGAGCCTGTTAAATTTTTCTATATAGCGCCGATGTTCAGGTATGAACGTCCCCAGGCGGGCAGGTTTCGCCAGCATGTTCAGTTCGGCGCGGAGTATTTTGGCATAAAAGACCCTGCCGCCGATGTTGAGATGATTCTGCTTCTTTTGAGCATATATGACCGTCTTGACATTAAATATGAGTTGAATATAAATAATGTAGGCTGCGGCAAAGAGGGATGCAGGGACTCGATAAGGGACGGTGTTAAAAAATATTTTGAGCGCAACCTGCCGAAAATGTGTGATGATTGCCGTTTGAGATATGAATCGAATCCCTTGAGGATACTTGATTGCAAGAAGGAATCCTGTATGGAAATTACAAAAGGTTTTTCGGGGACGGGAGAAATTTCCTGCCCTGACTGCAAACAGTATTACGGGGAGATAAAGAAATTACTGGACGGCAATGCTGTCAAATATTCAGAAAACTCGAAATTAGTGAGAGGCCTTGATTATTATACAACTTTTGTCTTTGAGGTGTCGGCAAGCGGATTGGGCGCCCAAAGTTCCGTGGGCGGCGGGGGAAGATATGATTCCATGGTAAAAGACCTTGGAGGCCCCGATGTGCCTGCGGTTGGTTTCGGTTCGGGAATAGAAAGGGTCATTTTGGCCATGAAGAGCCGGAATCCCGGTAAACAGTACGGAACAAAGCCGAAAATATTTGTTGTTTTTCAGGGAGAAAAAGCCTATAAGGAAATGCTTCCCATGCTGTCTTATTTGAGGAACAGCCTTAATATAAGCGCGGGCGCCGTTTTCGGAAAGAGCCTTAAAGCCCAGATGAGAGCTGCCAACAAGTCGGGCGCGGCTTATGCTCTTATTATAGGCGACAGAGAAATAGAGGAAGGCAAGTACAGGCTGAAAGATATGGAAACAGGAGATGAAAAAGAAATTAAATCAGGAGATATTGAGAATTTGAAGAAAATATTTGTGTGTGAATATGAAAAATAA
- a CDS encoding MotA/TolQ/ExbB proton channel family protein, with translation MLEIVMKGGPLMVLIGLCSVLALTIFIERLFHFHRAQIDTEKFMTGIRNIIKKGKITEAISICDETPGPVAHIVRAGLLKHSETKEEIKEAIEDAGLHEVPRFEKNLVVLATIAHVTPLLGLLGTVTGMIRAFMKIQEIHMASGIVNPADLAKGIWEALVTTAGGLTVAIPTYVAYNYLVSRVDSLVLDMEKSATELVNILSERGEEYEV, from the coding sequence ATGTTAGAAATAGTGATGAAAGGCGGGCCATTGATGGTCCTGATAGGCCTTTGTTCGGTCCTGGCGCTGACAATTTTCATTGAAAGGCTTTTCCATTTTCACAGAGCCCAAATCGATACCGAAAAGTTTATGACGGGCATCAGAAATATAATTAAAAAAGGAAAAATTACCGAAGCGATTTCCATATGTGATGAAACACCCGGCCCGGTTGCCCATATAGTAAGAGCCGGACTGCTTAAGCATTCGGAAACGAAAGAAGAAATAAAGGAAGCGATTGAAGATGCGGGGCTTCATGAAGTGCCGCGTTTTGAAAAAAATCTTGTTGTGCTGGCTACAATCGCGCATGTTACCCCTCTCCTTGGGCTCCTCGGCACGGTTACCGGGATGATAAGGGCTTTTATGAAGATTCAGGAAATACATATGGCTTCAGGTATTGTAAATCCGGCCGACCTTGCCAAGGGTATCTGGGAAGCTCTGGTAACGACCGCGGGCGGGTTGACAGTGGCTATCCCCACATATGTCGCTTATAATTATCTGGTGAGCCGTGTTGACAGCCTTGTCCTGGACATGGAAAAGAGCGCAACCGAGTTAGTCAATATTCTGTCGGAACGGGGAGAAGAGTATGAAGTTTAA
- a CDS encoding TIGR00282 family metallophosphoesterase, producing the protein MINILAVGDVVGRPGRESFARVFPELRKEFAVDFCIVNGENAAAGSGLTPKVTAFLLDAGADVITTGDHIWKNKAVYEIIDKEERLLRPANYPDSAPGKGFGVYDIGRGIKIGVINLIGRVFMNTVECPFKIASNITEEISKQTPVIMVDIHAEATSEKIALAWHLDGKVTGIFGTHTHVQTADENVFPKGTGYITDVGMTGPFESVLGRDIQAVLKRFITQTPSVFAVAEKNLKVCGAVFRIDEKTGKTVNIKRIQKEVF; encoded by the coding sequence ATGATAAATATTTTAGCGGTCGGAGATGTTGTCGGCAGGCCGGGACGGGAATCTTTTGCGCGCGTTTTTCCTGAGTTGAGGAAGGAATTTGCCGTTGATTTCTGTATAGTTAACGGCGAAAACGCGGCGGCGGGAAGCGGGCTTACGCCCAAGGTAACAGCTTTTCTACTTGATGCCGGCGCGGATGTTATTACGACGGGAGACCATATCTGGAAAAACAAGGCGGTTTATGAAATAATCGACAAGGAAGAAAGGTTGTTGAGACCCGCAAACTATCCTGATTCAGCACCCGGAAAAGGATTCGGGGTTTATGACATAGGACGGGGGATAAAGATAGGTGTTATAAATCTTATCGGCAGGGTTTTTATGAATACCGTCGAATGTCCTTTTAAAATAGCTTCGAATATAACCGAAGAAATCTCAAAACAGACGCCTGTTATAATGGTTGATATCCACGCGGAAGCCACTTCGGAAAAAATAGCGTTGGCATGGCATCTGGACGGAAAAGTAACCGGAATTTTCGGGACTCATACACATGTGCAGACCGCTGACGAGAATGTTTTCCCCAAAGGCACGGGATATATTACGGATGTGGGGATGACCGGACCTTTTGAATCCGTGCTGGGGCGCGATATACAGGCGGTATTGAAAAGATTTATCACGCAGACACCTTCGGTATTTGCCGTTGCCGAGAAAAATCTTAAGGTTTGCGGGGCGGTTTTCCGGATAGATGAAAAGACAGGTAAAACCGTGAACATAAAAAGGATTCAAAAGGAAGTGTTTTAA
- a CDS encoding biopolymer transporter ExbD has product MKFKRTTDLEKGKLDITPLIDVVFLLIIFFMLSSTFILQPGIKVNLPDSKVSDAQPEENIIVTITSEKTILLNDEKVDEESLAIKLRPIAKRTPERIVIIKADERVNHGLVVKIMGEIKDAGIKRLAIATKPKKDK; this is encoded by the coding sequence ATGAAGTTTAAGAGGACTACAGATCTTGAAAAGGGGAAGCTGGACATAACCCCGCTTATAGATGTGGTTTTTCTGCTTATAATATTTTTTATGCTTTCTTCAACATTTATTCTCCAGCCGGGCATAAAAGTTAACCTTCCAGATTCCAAGGTCAGTGACGCTCAGCCTGAAGAGAATATAATTGTTACCATAACATCGGAAAAGACAATTCTTCTTAATGATGAGAAAGTGGATGAGGAGAGCCTTGCCATAAAACTCAGGCCGATAGCCAAAAGGACTCCCGAAAGAATTGTAATAATTAAAGCCGATGAGAGAGTCAATCACGGTTTGGTTGTCAAGATTATGGGCGAAATCAAAGATGCCGGTATAAAGCGGCTTGCCATCGCGACAAAGCCAAAGAAAGACAAATAA
- a CDS encoding DNA polymerase III subunit alpha — translation MSKKSNFVHLHVHSEYSLLDGACSIEKMVKKAAILKMPALAVTDHGNMHGVIKFYKQALSESVKPIIGSEMYLAPGSMLEKKLDKRKNSSYHLTILVKDETGYRNLLILSSESYLTGYYYKPRVDKELLRKHSQGLIALSGCLKGEIAGEIMDGNMDRAAEIAKEYSDIFGAENFYLEMMNHHIEEQQRVNRALKAISGQTGIPLVATNDVHYIDREDAKAHEILLGIQTGMTLDDEKRMRMSTEEFYLKSAGEIEKLFEEYPDAVENTMVISERCNLELSLEKTYHYPAFSPPPGKNESRYLRELCESGLKKRYKEITSEIRARLEHELSIIERLGFISYFLIVWDFIHYAKTHDIPIGPGRGSAAGSIVAYVLGITNVDPIKFKLLFERFLNPDRISPPDIDIDIADEDRSRLIDYVSNKYGKDSVAQIITFGTMKARAVVRDVGRVMNMPYADVDKLAKLVPEGPNVKLENALKSEPRLKEVVNNDKKVKDLIEMALRLEGLNRHASTHAAGVVISDRPLVNYVPLCKGKEDEVMTQFDMNDVGSNGLLKMDFLGLRTLTVIKNCIRIVERTRSEKVNIDEIPLDDKKTFELLNNADTIGVFQLESAGMQDLARRIGISNLEDINALVALFRPGAMNMLDDYVQRKHGKVPIKYDHPLLEPILMDTYGIMLYQEQVMQAANVVAGYTLAEADILRRIMGKKKVDEMEAQKEKFVSGAVKNNIKKRLAEKIFDNIEKFAGYGFNKSHSQAYAMIAYQTAYLKANYPVEYMASVLTSELNDMDKIVKYIDECSNMGIEILPPDINESFKGFTVVGGNVRFGLAAIKNVGETAVESIIKARKKQERFISLTHFLNSVDSKATNRKVVESLIKCGAFDSMGYTRSQLLKALEMKLNEASVAQREKMNGQRALFSEETVTVETEMLPQVNEFHESELLTFEKELLGFYISGHPIVQYKDIIKIYSTADTQTLREAASNGKVMIGGIISNMKKMMTKKQERMAVLKLEDLKGYAEVIVFPSAYDRSFDLIQKNLPVMVIGKVSFKEDVPKIIADELIHLDDIRERFTEAVVIEVFSGNLKEGEIGLLRDIINKHKGRIPLQITLNMSSGGKVNMLSGKGFYVKPSDQFIKDITNLLGENTVWFKRKN, via the coding sequence ATGAGTAAAAAATCAAATTTTGTCCATCTTCATGTGCATTCGGAATACAGCCTTCTTGACGGCGCATGCAGCATTGAAAAAATGGTGAAAAAAGCCGCGATTTTGAAGATGCCGGCCCTTGCTGTTACGGACCATGGGAATATGCATGGTGTAATAAAATTCTACAAGCAGGCATTATCCGAAAGCGTCAAGCCGATTATCGGAAGCGAAATGTATCTTGCTCCCGGGTCGATGCTTGAGAAGAAACTGGATAAACGTAAAAACAGTTCTTATCATTTAACAATACTTGTAAAAGATGAGACAGGTTACCGCAATCTCCTTATTTTAAGTTCTGAATCCTATCTGACAGGTTATTATTACAAGCCCAGGGTGGATAAAGAGCTTCTGAGGAAGCATAGCCAGGGGCTTATAGCGTTAAGCGGCTGTCTGAAAGGCGAGATAGCGGGCGAAATAATGGACGGGAATATGGACAGGGCCGCGGAAATTGCGAAAGAATATTCGGATATTTTCGGCGCTGAAAATTTTTACCTGGAGATGATGAATCATCATATTGAAGAACAGCAGAGAGTCAACAGGGCCCTGAAGGCAATTTCCGGACAGACGGGCATCCCTTTGGTAGCGACTAACGATGTCCATTATATCGACAGGGAAGATGCGAAGGCCCATGAAATATTATTAGGCATACAGACGGGAATGACGCTGGACGATGAAAAAAGGATGAGAATGTCCACGGAGGAGTTTTACCTGAAAAGTGCCGGGGAGATTGAAAAACTTTTTGAAGAATACCCCGATGCCGTCGAAAATACAATGGTTATCTCGGAACGTTGCAATCTCGAGCTTTCTCTTGAAAAAACATATCATTACCCGGCTTTTTCTCCGCCCCCGGGAAAAAATGAAAGCCGTTACCTCCGGGAGTTATGCGAAAGCGGCCTGAAAAAAAGGTACAAAGAAATAACTTCTGAAATACGGGCCAGGCTGGAACACGAGCTCAGTATTATTGAAAGATTAGGGTTTATCAGTTATTTTCTTATAGTATGGGACTTTATCCATTATGCTAAAACGCATGATATTCCGATAGGTCCGGGGAGAGGTTCTGCCGCCGGAAGCATAGTCGCGTACGTGCTCGGGATAACCAATGTGGACCCTATAAAGTTCAAACTTCTTTTCGAACGGTTTCTCAACCCTGACAGGATATCTCCTCCGGATATCGATATAGATATTGCGGATGAAGACAGGTCAAGATTAATAGATTATGTCTCTAATAAGTACGGCAAGGACAGCGTTGCGCAAATAATAACTTTCGGGACTATGAAAGCAAGGGCTGTTGTAAGAGATGTCGGAAGGGTTATGAATATGCCTTATGCAGATGTCGATAAACTGGCGAAACTTGTTCCCGAGGGACCCAATGTCAAACTTGAAAATGCCCTGAAGAGCGAACCGCGGCTTAAAGAAGTTGTAAACAATGATAAAAAGGTAAAAGATCTTATTGAAATGGCTTTGAGGCTTGAAGGATTAAACAGACATGCGTCAACCCATGCCGCGGGCGTTGTGATTTCTGACAGGCCCCTTGTAAACTACGTGCCGTTGTGCAAAGGGAAAGAAGACGAAGTCATGACGCAGTTTGACATGAATGATGTAGGCAGCAACGGGCTTTTGAAGATGGATTTCCTGGGGTTGAGGACATTGACGGTTATAAAGAACTGCATCAGGATTGTCGAAAGGACAAGGTCCGAAAAGGTTAATATAGATGAAATCCCGCTTGACGACAAAAAAACTTTCGAACTCTTGAACAATGCCGATACCATAGGCGTGTTCCAGCTTGAAAGCGCGGGGATGCAGGACCTTGCAAGAAGAATAGGCATATCGAATCTGGAAGATATTAATGCCCTGGTTGCTCTTTTCAGGCCGGGCGCTATGAATATGCTTGATGATTATGTCCAGAGAAAACACGGAAAAGTCCCGATAAAATATGACCATCCTCTGCTTGAACCGATCCTCATGGATACGTACGGGATAATGCTTTATCAGGAACAGGTTATGCAGGCGGCGAATGTTGTTGCGGGTTATACGCTTGCCGAAGCGGATATTCTCAGGCGTATTATGGGAAAGAAAAAAGTTGATGAGATGGAAGCCCAGAAAGAGAAATTTGTCAGCGGCGCCGTTAAGAATAACATCAAAAAACGATTAGCCGAAAAAATATTCGATAACATAGAAAAATTCGCTGGTTACGGTTTTAACAAGTCGCATAGCCAGGCATACGCAATGATAGCCTACCAGACCGCTTATCTGAAGGCAAATTATCCGGTGGAATATATGGCATCCGTGCTTACCAGTGAACTTAATGATATGGATAAAATAGTTAAATATATAGATGAGTGCTCGAATATGGGAATTGAAATACTGCCACCTGATATAAATGAGAGTTTCAAAGGTTTTACGGTTGTTGGCGGTAATGTCCGTTTTGGCCTTGCGGCTATTAAAAATGTCGGAGAAACTGCCGTCGAGTCGATAATAAAAGCCAGGAAGAAACAGGAAAGGTTTATATCCCTGACTCATTTCTTAAACAGTGTGGATTCCAAGGCCACAAACAGGAAAGTTGTTGAAAGCCTGATAAAATGCGGGGCTTTTGACAGCATGGGATACACGCGCTCACAGCTCCTGAAAGCGCTCGAGATGAAATTAAATGAGGCATCTGTAGCGCAAAGAGAAAAGATGAACGGACAAAGGGCCCTTTTCAGCGAAGAAACTGTCACCGTTGAAACTGAAATGCTTCCGCAAGTCAACGAATTCCATGAAAGCGAATTGCTGACATTTGAAAAGGAATTACTGGGTTTCTATATATCAGGCCATCCGATAGTGCAGTATAAGGATATAATAAAAATATATTCTACGGCAGACACGCAGACCTTGAGAGAAGCCGCATCCAACGGAAAAGTGATGATAGGCGGAATCATATCCAATATGAAGAAGATGATGACAAAGAAACAGGAGAGAATGGCTGTATTAAAGCTTGAAGACCTTAAGGGATATGCCGAAGTCATCGTCTTCCCTTCGGCTTATGACAGGAGTTTTGACCTTATACAGAAGAACCTGCCCGTTATGGTGATAGGGAAAGTCAGTTTTAAAGAAGATGTCCCGAAGATTATAGCCGATGAATTAATCCATCTTGATGATATAAGGGAAAGGTTTACAGAGGCTGTCGTTATAGAGGTGTTTTCCGGTAATCTTAAAGAAGGCGAAATAGGATTGTTAAGGGATATAATCAATAAACATAAAGGCAGGATCCCTTTGCAGATAACGCTGAACATGTCTTCCGGCGGCAAGGTGAACATGCTTTCCGGGAAGGGATTTTATGTCAAGCCTTCGGATCAATTCATAAAAGATATTACAAACCTGCTTGGGGAGAATACCGTATGGTTCAAAAGGAAAAATTAA
- a CDS encoding integration host factor subunit beta, with the protein MSNTTKRELVVRISKETGVSQIAVKDVIQKTLDYVIESLQKGENVELRNFGVFTVKHRKSRTGRNPNKPQEVVTIPAKKVAYFKPGRIMKKLVEKPM; encoded by the coding sequence ATGTCAAACACAACGAAAAGAGAATTGGTTGTAAGGATTTCAAAAGAAACCGGTGTGTCGCAGATAGCCGTAAAAGATGTGATACAGAAAACATTGGATTATGTTATAGAGAGCCTGCAGAAAGGTGAGAATGTAGAACTCCGCAATTTCGGTGTTTTTACGGTGAAACACAGGAAATCAAGGACAGGAAGAAATCCTAATAAGCCCCAGGAAGTTGTTACCATCCCGGCTAAAAAAGTTGCTTATTTTAAGCCCGGCAGGATAATGAAAAAACTGGTTGAAAAGCCTATGTGA
- a CDS encoding tetratricopeptide repeat protein — MVFRKILLICAMALVLQPACPVFSSENSRAKELFEVSKAAYADGLYSAAAMQLQRYIATYPTAENRREAVALLGECYYYNGEYDNAINLLQRFIKHHDREFRDSMLYWLGESYLKQEEYEAAISSYRTFLSEYAESSYLAYSYYSLGWCYYQLGEYDKGINFLKTLIEKFPDSELLSKSLLDIGAMQYNLKNYSIAEENFKNVISKFPDSPEAVESLLWMGKVSLASEKYSKAVDYLEKAYEKEKNEEWSADCLYLIATSYWELKEYDKSIERFSLIAKNYPNSKYLKDAVLRIGEGSYVLSDYKVAIEQLETFVKNFKNDEDLEKAKYWLAESYLETGEYEKAEALFKELTNKYTGSPKIPDFYNGLGWSYFRQSNYLSAIDNFKRSGESSNDPEFKGSCQLKIGDAYYFLGDYEEAIKSYKKVLSDYPNSGKSDQALFQIGWCYYKLEDFDKAKGAFEALITQYPQSPFSDNAQYRIGMSNFSGGKFEEALSAYFKLLEVFSDSDLKDMAMFRIAATYYAMGDYQNSLNYYSEMVAKFPDSALTARAEYERAWCYSQMGNVEQASKIFEEYVVKYPDSPITAEVMFWLGEKRYNMDEFKSSGEIYTKLFEQFPDSSLADDAMFWAAKSAFRNGEYIDAERILKALLEKYPEGDFVVEGKFLMGDSLAAQIKFNEALDVFYSLLDEKDNYLVNETKGRIADCLFSLSKFEEAVEVYSSVLDCNNAELVAQSYYKIGRCYEKLGRNEEAVDRYIMVVYGYSQIAQWFVKAAYSAAEKYEEMGKYKEAVKIYQKVIDENNAMSGDAANRIAELKRKSGFFGF, encoded by the coding sequence ATGGTTTTCAGGAAAATTCTGTTGATATGCGCTATGGCTCTGGTCCTGCAGCCCGCATGTCCTGTTTTTTCTTCCGAGAATTCGAGGGCGAAAGAACTTTTTGAAGTGTCGAAAGCCGCATATGCGGATGGGTTATATTCGGCTGCCGCCATGCAGCTGCAAAGGTATATTGCCACTTATCCGACAGCGGAAAACAGGAGAGAGGCCGTAGCTCTTTTAGGGGAATGTTATTACTACAACGGGGAATATGATAATGCCATCAACCTGTTGCAGAGGTTTATTAAACATCACGACAGGGAATTCAGGGATTCCATGCTATACTGGCTTGGCGAGTCATACCTTAAACAGGAAGAATATGAAGCGGCTATTTCGTCATACAGGACATTCCTCAGCGAATATGCTGAAAGTTCCTATCTTGCTTATTCTTATTACTCTCTCGGTTGGTGCTATTATCAGTTAGGGGAATATGATAAGGGGATAAATTTTTTAAAAACCCTTATAGAAAAATTTCCTGATAGTGAACTGCTGTCCAAAAGCCTGCTTGACATAGGCGCGATGCAGTATAACCTGAAGAATTATTCCATAGCTGAGGAAAACTTTAAGAATGTCATCTCAAAATTTCCGGATTCGCCTGAAGCCGTCGAATCGCTGTTGTGGATGGGTAAGGTCAGCCTGGCTTCGGAGAAGTATTCCAAAGCTGTCGATTATCTCGAGAAGGCGTATGAAAAGGAAAAAAATGAAGAGTGGTCTGCGGATTGCCTGTATCTGATAGCTACTTCCTATTGGGAATTAAAAGAATACGATAAATCTATTGAAAGGTTTTCTCTTATCGCCAAGAATTATCCTAACTCAAAGTATTTGAAAGATGCGGTTTTAAGAATAGGGGAAGGCAGTTATGTCCTTTCGGATTATAAAGTAGCCATAGAGCAGCTGGAAACGTTTGTAAAGAATTTTAAGAATGATGAAGATCTTGAAAAAGCGAAATACTGGCTGGCTGAATCTTATCTGGAAACCGGCGAGTATGAAAAAGCAGAGGCTCTTTTTAAAGAACTGACTAATAAATATACCGGCAGCCCCAAAATCCCGGATTTTTATAATGGGCTTGGCTGGTCGTATTTCAGGCAAAGCAATTACCTGAGCGCTATAGATAATTTTAAGAGGTCGGGAGAAAGCAGTAATGACCCCGAATTCAAGGGAAGCTGCCAGCTCAAGATAGGGGATGCGTATTATTTCCTTGGTGATTATGAAGAGGCGATAAAAAGCTATAAAAAAGTTTTAAGTGATTATCCCAACAGCGGTAAATCCGACCAGGCCTTGTTTCAGATAGGCTGGTGTTATTATAAGCTCGAGGATTTTGATAAGGCCAAAGGCGCTTTCGAAGCTCTTATCACACAATACCCCCAAAGCCCATTTTCGGATAATGCCCAGTACAGGATAGGGATGTCGAATTTTAGCGGCGGCAAATTTGAAGAAGCGCTGAGTGCTTATTTTAAACTGCTTGAAGTGTTTTCCGATTCCGACCTGAAAGATATGGCTATGTTCCGGATAGCGGCTACTTATTATGCTATGGGTGATTACCAGAATTCGCTTAATTACTATTCAGAGATGGTCGCAAAATTTCCGGACAGCGCCCTTACCGCCCGGGCGGAATATGAGCGCGCATGGTGTTACAGCCAGATGGGCAATGTCGAACAGGCGAGCAAAATATTTGAAGAGTATGTGGTTAAATATCCGGATTCCCCCATTACCGCCGAGGTTATGTTCTGGCTGGGAGAAAAACGGTACAATATGGACGAATTCAAGTCATCGGGGGAAATATATACTAAGCTGTTTGAACAGTTTCCCGATTCCAGCCTTGCCGACGACGCTATGTTCTGGGCGGCGAAAAGCGCGTTTAGAAACGGGGAGTATATAGATGCGGAAAGAATTTTGAAGGCGCTTCTGGAAAAATATCCGGAAGGGGATTTTGTGGTAGAAGGAAAATTCCTGATGGGAGACAGTCTAGCGGCCCAGATTAAATTCAACGAGGCGCTGGATGTCTTTTACAGCCTTTTGGACGAAAAGGACAATTACCTGGTTAATGAAACGAAAGGAAGAATCGCGGATTGCCTTTTCAGCCTGAGCAAGTTTGAGGAGGCAGTGGAAGTGTATAGTTCGGTTCTTGACTGTAATAACGCCGAGTTAGTAGCCCAGTCGTATTATAAAATAGGGCGCTGCTATGAAAAACTCGGCCGCAACGAAGAAGCTGTTGACCGTTACATTATGGTGGTCTATGGTTATTCCCAGATCGCTCAGTGGTTTGTCAAAGCCGCTTATTCCGCTGCCGAAAAATATGAAGAAATGGGGAAATATAAGGAAGCCGTTAAAATTTACCAGAAAGTGATAGATGAAAATAATGCCATGAGCGGCGATGCGGCAAACAGGATCGCCGAGTTAAAAAGGAAAAGCGGGTTTTTCGGATTTTAA